The following are encoded in a window of Candidatus Neomarinimicrobiota bacterium genomic DNA:
- a CDS encoding septum formation initiator family protein, whose product MTKKRSRRAKTRKTKHFGGIFENKLAWISATIILLILIQLFVLHDEGIYSLMQLKQEIKDMESHITRLEIEKAELESEHDRLLNDPDYLERIARERFRMAKPGEKVFHVVIESKPAGRGQ is encoded by the coding sequence ATGACCAAAAAACGGTCACGCCGAGCTAAGACTCGCAAAACTAAACACTTTGGTGGCATCTTTGAAAACAAGCTTGCCTGGATTTCTGCGACGATCATTTTATTGATCCTCATTCAATTGTTTGTCCTGCACGATGAAGGTATATATAGCTTGATGCAGCTCAAACAAGAGATCAAGGACATGGAATCTCATATTACGCGTTTGGAAATTGAAAAAGCAGAATTAGAGAGTGAACATGACCGCTTACTGAATGATCCGGATTACCTCGAGCGTATTGCCCGGGAACGTTTTCGCATGGCCAAACCAGGTGAAAAAGTTTTCCATGTGGTTATCGAATCCAAACCGGCTGGTCGGGGACAGTAG
- a CDS encoding DUF2164 domain-containing protein, with translation MIHTFSREQKNKLISSIQRYFSVELDQELGNFEAEFLLDYFSEYLGPHYYNQAIKDIQKHLAGHLDTLNERIDELAQPLPR, from the coding sequence ATGATCCACACATTTTCACGTGAGCAGAAGAATAAATTGATATCAAGCATACAACGCTATTTTTCTGTAGAATTAGATCAGGAGTTAGGGAATTTCGAGGCGGAATTTCTGTTGGATTATTTTAGCGAATACCTGGGACCACACTACTACAACCAGGCGATCAAAGATATTCAAAAACACCTGGCTGGACACCTGGATACGCTAAATGAGCGTATTGATGAGTTGGCGCAGCCTTTGCCAAGGTAG
- a CDS encoding alpha/beta fold hydrolase, with the protein MVKLHYRKYGSGPPLIILHGLFGSSDNWHTLAKRWGTSFTVYALDQRNHGSSPHESAMDYTEMAQDLDQFIEQQRLGMVYIVGHSMGGKVALLQASLHPDKVAGLVILDIGVGRVAGQHLAILGALKTMDPGDYSSRQEIQEALETFIKIAPIRQFLLKNIMRRVDDSFAWKFNHSALIEHYEDLIAALDLQDLFMGPVLFLRGADSSYLDPDLTPDILQYFPLAQLATIEHAGHWLHAEQPDQVFSSVQDFFIGGPFS; encoded by the coding sequence ATGGTGAAACTCCACTATAGAAAATATGGTTCAGGTCCACCCCTCATCATTCTCCACGGCCTATTTGGGTCTTCTGATAATTGGCACACTTTAGCCAAACGTTGGGGGACTTCATTTACGGTCTATGCGCTTGACCAACGCAATCACGGTAGCTCCCCTCATGAATCGGCCATGGATTATACTGAGATGGCTCAGGATCTGGATCAATTCATTGAACAACAACGACTGGGAATGGTCTATATCGTTGGCCACTCCATGGGTGGTAAGGTGGCGCTTCTGCAGGCCTCTCTCCATCCTGATAAAGTTGCTGGATTAGTTATCCTGGATATTGGCGTAGGCCGGGTAGCTGGACAACACCTGGCCATCTTGGGGGCACTTAAAACCATGGATCCTGGGGACTATTCGTCGCGGCAGGAAATTCAAGAGGCGCTTGAAACATTTATCAAGATCGCCCCTATTCGTCAATTTCTTCTGAAAAATATCATGCGTCGGGTTGATGACAGCTTCGCCTGGAAATTCAATCACAGCGCCCTGATTGAGCACTATGAAGATCTAATTGCTGCTCTGGATCTGCAGGATCTGTTTATGGGTCCAGTTCTTTTTCTACGCGGAGCTGACTCAAGTTATCTTGACCCGGACCTCACCCCGGATATTTTGCAGTATTTTCCATTGGCTCAACTCGCTACGATTGAACACGCCGGTCATTGGCTCCATGCTGAGCAGCCGGATCAGGTATTTTCTTCCGTGCAAGATTTCTTTATTGGAGGTCCTTTTTCATGA
- the eno gene encoding phosphopyruvate hydratase has protein sequence MSKIVDVFSRQIMDSRGNPTVEVDVYLESGAFGRAAVPSGASTGEHEAMEMRDGDQSKYLGRGVTKAVANVNDILAGAVIGMEAVEQRAVDEKMIATDGTENKSKLGANAILGVSLATAKAAAMDFDLTLYEYLGGEDATLLPAPMMNILNGGEHADNNVDFQEFMVFPLGAKTFAQALQMGAETFHQLKAVLKSKGMNTSVGDEGGFAPNLRSNEEAVEVILEAIEKTGYKAGKDLFIALDVASSEIYDSKTGLYSLAGEGRTLNADEIVDFYADWVAKYPIVSIEDGMDENDWKGWQKLYAKLGDKIQLVGDDLTVTNPIRLQKAIDMNAMNSILIKLNQIGTLTETLDTIKLAHEHNMTCVISHRSGETEDTTIADLAVATGAGQIKTGSASRSDRIAKYNQLLRIEEELGDLATFKGFKALNPK, from the coding sequence ATGTCAAAAATCGTTGATGTTTTTAGTCGTCAGATCATGGATTCCCGCGGCAACCCCACAGTTGAAGTCGATGTATACCTGGAAAGTGGTGCTTTTGGTCGAGCGGCTGTGCCATCAGGAGCTTCCACGGGTGAACATGAAGCTATGGAGATGCGGGATGGAGATCAATCCAAATACCTTGGTAGAGGTGTCACCAAAGCGGTAGCAAATGTGAATGATATTTTAGCCGGAGCTGTTATCGGTATGGAAGCTGTGGAACAGCGGGCAGTTGATGAAAAGATGATCGCAACTGATGGTACAGAGAACAAATCAAAGCTGGGCGCTAACGCCATCCTGGGTGTTTCCCTGGCTACAGCCAAAGCAGCTGCCATGGATTTTGACCTGACCCTCTACGAGTATCTGGGCGGTGAAGATGCCACCCTTTTGCCGGCACCCATGATGAATATCCTCAATGGGGGAGAACACGCAGACAATAATGTGGACTTTCAGGAATTTATGGTTTTCCCTCTAGGCGCTAAAACTTTTGCACAAGCACTGCAGATGGGCGCTGAGACTTTCCATCAATTGAAGGCAGTGCTCAAGTCAAAGGGCATGAATACATCTGTTGGTGATGAAGGTGGTTTTGCTCCCAATCTACGATCCAATGAAGAAGCGGTGGAAGTCATTCTGGAAGCCATCGAGAAAACAGGGTATAAGGCGGGCAAAGACCTGTTCATTGCTCTGGATGTGGCCTCCAGTGAGATCTACGATTCCAAGACTGGTCTGTATTCTCTGGCCGGAGAAGGCCGTACGCTGAATGCAGATGAAATTGTTGATTTTTATGCTGATTGGGTGGCCAAATATCCCATCGTATCTATTGAAGACGGCATGGATGAAAATGATTGGAAAGGCTGGCAGAAACTGTATGCCAAGCTGGGTGACAAGATTCAATTAGTAGGTGATGATCTCACAGTGACCAATCCGATCAGACTTCAGAAAGCTATCGATATGAATGCCATGAACAGTATCCTCATCAAATTGAATCAGATCGGGACCCTGACCGAGACCCTGGATACGATCAAGCTGGCTCACGAGCATAACATGACCTGTGTTATTTCGCACCGCTCTGGCGAAACCGAAGATACGACTATCGCAGATCTGGCGGTAGCCACTGGTGCCGGGCAGATCAAGACTGGTTCAGCTTCACGGAGCGATAGGATCGCTAAATACAACCAGTTACTGCGAATCGAAGAAGAATTGGGTGACCTGGCTACTTTCAAAGGCTTTAAGGCACTCAACCCCAAATAG
- the ychF gene encoding redox-regulated ATPase YchF has translation MALTCGIVGLPNVGKSTVFNALTASDIPAENYPFCTIDPNMGIVPVPDHKLKALAKIYEPEKITPAVMEFVDIAGLVRGASKGEGLGNQFLGHIREVTALVHVVRCFEDENVTHVEGSIDPIRDVETIESELIIKDLDSVEKQLHRVTKIARSGDKNAKADESLLSRIHLHLDEINPVRSMQFDEEELKRVKGYFLLTMKPILYVANVDEDEILAETRSDLTQRLFDYAEKTGAGALRLCGKLEQEIALLDEDEKFEFCEEYGLPEPGLNKLIHRAYDLLHLQSFYTAGPKEVRAWTIHKGSTAPKAAAEIHTDFEKGFIKAAIFKFDDLMIHGSEKALKEKGLITLQGKEYIVQEDDCIYFHFNV, from the coding sequence ATGGCTTTAACCTGTGGAATTGTGGGGCTGCCCAACGTTGGCAAATCAACAGTCTTCAATGCGCTGACCGCTTCAGATATCCCGGCAGAGAATTACCCGTTTTGCACCATTGACCCCAACATGGGAATAGTCCCGGTTCCAGACCACAAGCTCAAGGCTCTGGCCAAGATCTATGAACCGGAGAAAATCACTCCGGCAGTTATGGAATTTGTAGATATCGCGGGCCTGGTGCGAGGTGCCAGCAAAGGTGAGGGTCTGGGAAATCAATTTTTAGGGCACATTCGTGAGGTCACCGCCCTGGTGCACGTGGTACGTTGTTTTGAGGATGAAAATGTCACTCATGTTGAAGGTTCGATTGATCCGATCCGTGATGTGGAAACCATCGAGAGTGAACTGATCATCAAAGATTTGGATTCAGTGGAAAAGCAACTGCACAGAGTTACCAAAATAGCGCGTTCCGGGGATAAAAATGCGAAAGCTGATGAAAGCCTCCTGAGCCGCATTCACTTGCATCTGGATGAGATCAACCCGGTGCGCAGTATGCAGTTTGATGAGGAAGAATTGAAGCGGGTGAAAGGTTATTTCCTGCTGACCATGAAACCCATTCTATATGTTGCGAATGTTGATGAAGATGAGATCCTGGCTGAGACTCGCAGCGACCTGACTCAGCGTCTCTTTGACTATGCTGAAAAAACTGGCGCTGGAGCATTAAGACTATGCGGCAAACTGGAACAAGAGATCGCCTTGCTGGATGAAGATGAAAAATTTGAGTTCTGTGAAGAGTACGGTCTACCAGAGCCGGGTTTGAATAAACTGATCCACCGAGCCTATGATCTATTGCACCTGCAGTCCTTTTATACGGCTGGACCAAAAGAAGTGCGAGCCTGGACCATTCACAAGGGGTCCACAGCCCCAAAAGCGGCTGCGGAGATCCACACTGATTTTGAGAAAGGTTTTATCAAAGCGGCCATCTTCAAATTTGACGATCTGATGATCCACGGCTCTGAAAAAGCCCTGAAAGAAAAGGGGCTGATCACACTACAGGGTAAGGAGTATATCGTTCAGGAAGATGACTGCATCTATTTTCATTTCAATGTGTAG
- a CDS encoding peptidylprolyl isomerase: MIRVSSLLLPLLLAIFSACSQEEQVTDNRKVIIATIDNQGITETSFQRTYLPILLYGDKFDSEETRDEVLNYLIGQRLLAQVARTAQLDTSLHIQRMHDRIQQQAMSRQLYQKWVRDKLEYPTEQDLRTGFARGQKAIFTRHLFADSESEIRDYALRLKNGSETFYTLAQDVFSDTLLSRSGGALGWITFGDLDETLEDTVYNLQPGRISEPVRSQYGWHILAIDDTQEELFITEDDFQKNRDLIQKKIIERRENVLGKQVINDFMQQFKIEFNREITMQVWPLVKERLESTDLSSLNTTESNGTGPSLESLHSETLLSVNGEDWSVLEILDRLPELNRAVLQGNLYVAASNLIRNEMLGREAKRLDLDRHPAVLEEVGDHQDQLLADTYVNLIADTLVFTESDLRTYYKTHQLDRYHAPDSLLVDLFVFSDSTTALKALYQLRNGIITTNPSDDQRWVTAADQDTPLYQLAKRISTGTMGGPVLFQQNWTLVKLLKRHRFPLDYAKVEKRMREDMENERFSSTRTILLAEIRPKHQIEINVELLNR; the protein is encoded by the coding sequence ATGATCAGAGTTTCAAGCCTATTGCTTCCGCTCCTGCTTGCAATTTTTAGCGCCTGTTCTCAGGAAGAGCAGGTCACAGATAACCGGAAAGTGATCATTGCAACTATTGATAACCAGGGGATCACTGAAACCAGTTTTCAACGCACTTATCTCCCGATTTTACTGTATGGTGATAAATTTGATAGCGAGGAGACCAGGGATGAGGTCCTCAATTATCTGATCGGTCAAAGGTTGTTGGCTCAGGTAGCTCGAACTGCCCAACTAGATACCAGCCTCCATATCCAACGCATGCATGATCGAATCCAGCAACAAGCCATGTCTCGCCAACTTTACCAAAAATGGGTCAGGGATAAGCTTGAATACCCCACTGAACAGGATCTGAGAACGGGGTTTGCACGCGGACAGAAAGCCATTTTCACCCGACATCTGTTTGCTGATTCAGAATCAGAGATACGTGACTATGCCCTGCGCCTGAAGAATGGATCAGAGACATTTTACACCTTGGCCCAGGATGTTTTCAGCGATACCCTGCTTTCCCGCAGTGGCGGAGCATTGGGCTGGATCACCTTTGGTGATTTGGACGAGACCCTGGAAGATACGGTATACAATTTACAGCCAGGACGGATCTCAGAACCGGTTAGAAGTCAATATGGTTGGCATATTCTCGCCATAGACGATACCCAGGAAGAATTATTTATCACAGAGGATGATTTTCAGAAAAATCGGGATCTGATCCAAAAAAAGATCATTGAGAGACGAGAAAATGTTCTGGGAAAACAGGTTATCAATGACTTCATGCAACAATTTAAGATCGAGTTCAACCGGGAGATCACTATGCAGGTCTGGCCATTGGTTAAAGAACGGTTAGAATCAACTGATCTAAGCTCTCTGAATACTACAGAATCTAATGGAACAGGTCCCAGCCTGGAATCATTGCATTCAGAAACCCTGCTCAGCGTAAATGGTGAAGATTGGAGTGTCCTTGAAATTCTCGATCGCTTGCCTGAGCTCAATCGTGCTGTACTTCAGGGAAATCTATATGTGGCTGCTTCCAATCTGATCCGTAATGAAATGTTAGGCCGGGAAGCTAAACGTCTCGATCTGGATCGCCACCCGGCTGTTCTGGAAGAGGTTGGAGACCATCAGGACCAGCTACTGGCAGACACCTATGTCAATTTGATAGCAGATACGCTGGTGTTTACTGAATCTGACCTGAGAACTTACTACAAGACCCATCAATTAGATCGTTATCATGCTCCTGACAGTCTATTGGTCGACCTGTTCGTCTTTTCAGACAGCACCACCGCACTCAAAGCGCTTTATCAATTGCGTAATGGCATTATCACAACCAATCCCAGTGATGATCAGAGGTGGGTAACCGCAGCTGATCAGGATACTCCACTTTATCAATTGGCAAAGCGTATCTCCACTGGTACCATGGGTGGACCGGTGCTCTTTCAGCAAAATTGGACGCTGGTGAAACTGTTAAAGCGACATCGGTTCCCTTTGGATTATGCAAAGGTTGAAAAGCGTATGCGTGAAGACATGGAAAATGAGCGTTTTAGCAGTACCCGTACTATCCTGCTGGCTGAGATTCGACCCAAGCATCAGATAGAAATCAATGTTGAATTGTTAAATCGTTAA
- the tsaA gene encoding tRNA (N6-threonylcarbamoyladenosine(37)-N6)-methyltransferase TrmO, whose product MKPVIFTPIGIIHSEHKTKVGTPIQPSRLKRSEGKVEIFPAFKNGLKDLAGFSKIWLIYHFHAMEGFKLEVTPYLDDQTRGVFATRAPSRPNPIGLSLVDLVSIEDETLKVSGLDILDGTPLLDIKPFIPDVDHAEGLKVGWLEGKTHHFRSHRADKRF is encoded by the coding sequence ATGAAACCTGTTATCTTTACACCCATTGGAATTATTCACTCAGAGCATAAGACCAAGGTTGGCACTCCGATCCAGCCCAGCCGCTTAAAACGGTCAGAAGGCAAGGTGGAGATCTTTCCCGCGTTCAAAAATGGATTGAAAGATTTAGCCGGTTTTTCCAAAATCTGGTTGATCTACCACTTTCACGCCATGGAGGGCTTCAAGCTTGAGGTGACCCCCTATCTGGATGACCAGACTCGTGGAGTATTTGCTACCCGGGCTCCTTCCCGACCGAATCCCATCGGACTCTCCCTGGTGGATTTGGTCTCCATCGAGGATGAAACCTTAAAGGTCAGTGGACTTGATATTCTAGATGGCACGCCCCTCTTGGATATTAAGCCATTTATCCCGGATGTGGATCATGCTGAAGGGTTGAAAGTCGGCTGGCTGGAAGGTAAAACTCACCATTTTAGGAGCCATCGGGCTGATAAGCGGTTTTAA
- a CDS encoding potassium channel protein, whose product MLNTRITQLVLTMLGIVFIGTIGYELIEKVGWFEAFYMTAITLATVGFGEIWPMSDLGRLWTIIIMFSGIGVFFLIAGNIAQQAVDLKRYRRFRMAKRVKRLKDHFILCGFGRMGQSIAKELSNAGEKFVVIEKEVDEETVVLHPKLIFIEGDATQDEILLKAGVERAKTLIGVLKDDQDNLFLTLSARSLKNDLFILTRATVPESIPKMKRAGADKVINPYEAAGTKLARQAMAPGVVDFIELILNRGNLDLALETITIMSDSQAEGKSIIDLEIRKNFNIIITAIEQITGEANFNPDPHYKFLANDKLIALGTVENLMRFEKLCETVET is encoded by the coding sequence ATGTTAAATACGCGAATTACACAATTGGTTCTGACCATGTTGGGTATCGTCTTTATCGGTACTATCGGTTATGAGTTGATCGAGAAAGTGGGCTGGTTCGAAGCTTTTTATATGACTGCCATCACCTTGGCAACCGTTGGCTTTGGAGAGATCTGGCCGATGTCAGATCTGGGACGTCTGTGGACCATCATTATCATGTTTTCCGGGATTGGTGTCTTCTTCCTGATCGCCGGCAACATCGCCCAGCAAGCCGTTGACCTTAAACGCTACAGGAGATTTCGCATGGCGAAACGAGTCAAGAGATTAAAAGATCATTTTATACTTTGCGGGTTTGGTCGAATGGGTCAATCCATTGCCAAGGAACTCAGTAATGCCGGTGAAAAGTTTGTAGTTATCGAGAAGGAAGTGGATGAAGAAACAGTGGTACTCCACCCTAAACTTATCTTTATTGAGGGAGATGCAACTCAGGATGAGATACTGCTCAAGGCCGGGGTTGAGCGAGCCAAAACTCTCATTGGCGTGCTAAAGGATGATCAGGACAATCTATTCCTAACCCTTTCGGCCAGAAGTCTAAAAAACGACCTATTCATTTTAACACGGGCAACTGTTCCCGAATCCATCCCCAAAATGAAGCGGGCTGGTGCTGACAAGGTGATCAATCCCTATGAGGCTGCCGGCACCAAATTAGCCAGACAAGCCATGGCACCTGGTGTAGTGGACTTTATCGAGCTGATCCTGAATCGGGGTAATCTGGATTTGGCTCTGGAGACGATAACCATTATGTCCGATTCCCAGGCTGAGGGTAAGTCAATCATTGATCTGGAGATCAGAAAGAATTTCAATATCATCATCACTGCCATTGAACAAATAACCGGTGAAGCTAATTTCAATCCTGATCCTCATTACAAATTTTTAGCTAACGACAAGCTGATCGCGCTGGGTACGGTGGAAAATCTGATGCGGTTTGAGAAGCTGTGTGAGACAGTAGAAACATGA